ttcaaataagtccgtatgatgttttaggacttgttggtatatttggttgaggtcccgagggcctcaggtgagtttcggatggttaacggatcaaaagttggacttaaaaagttgctgcaatttttccttctAGTGGATATTCTAGGCTGttatcgagcccaagatcgaggccctGACTGAACCCatatatcgagcccagggtcgacggCCTGAGTCGAATCTAGGGatgaggctcagtatcgaagtcacgatcgaaggtccagctcgagggccatgatcgaaggcaaggctctagggccaggatcaagacccaagatcgagggtcatgatcgaagtcCGGggctcgaggccatgaccgagtccCAAGCTCGAGGCCATGATCTAGGCCATGAACGAAGCCCAGACTCGAGAGCCACGATCAAGGCCCAATTccgaaggctgcctgggcagtttataaaagagggcattcgtcctatttgccatttttgacgaacttgagcttgagcagagacgacttttgatagattttcaagggaaaaacattggggtaagtgattctaactcggattttgtctacatatacaagtatataatTGTTtacaccataaattagtgtttggagattgaaatttgggaaatttttagaaatctcatagaaatgaatttttgagatttcggagttgtatttgagtgaaactggtatggttagactcgtaattgaatgggttgtcggatttcgtaacgttcaccgaattctgagacgtgggccccacggacgaatttttaattaatttcgggattttattgaaaatattgtattttcttatagaattgattcctataaattttagtgattgtatcgaattattttggttagattcgagccaatcgaagttggataatcgaggaaaagtcctactagtggattaaattggagcaagacgagataagtctcttatctaatcttgtgagggggaaataaCCCCATAGgagattaaattaattaattgttgctaattatgggggctacgtacgcacgaggtgacgagagtccgtgcgtagctactattaatgctaaagtccaggtagtttaggactcaaaagcgaatcacttgtgtaaattgtaatctttacttaattaaattatttgatatatttatatatatgttgtgaattgttagataaaaatattaaaagatgaaaatctcacatgctcaattttctgtttaaattaattaattgtgaaaaagaattgttcatcctcccgaatttatcttataatgaatatactctctttctagaggtacataagaaaatgtcctcctttcttgtggagcgggacgaatgcctcggcaggatagatgcatctatggatcgtgccgcatgtCCTTCGGCAATGTACACGACACtccggatcgggccgaacgacctcggcagaaatcgtgtttgataataataataattacacgatacttggacagtttattgcagcttgtaaagctatttgataaattgaaaatttatttaaattgaattgcatcttgtaaagctatttgataaattggaagttttattgaaattgaaggatttaattaatagattggaaattgttgcatttgaaggatttttattatttctgctaattgaataaaattattgttaactctgtgaattatGCTGATTtggtaattttaatttattccatttattattgatgacccttagtgagtgttaaAGTCTGTCATCTCGTCtataccacttcgagattaggcttgatacttactgggtacacgttatttgcgtactcatactgcacttgccgcacattttattgtgcaggtacatatatgtctagaggcCTTGTAGGCGTAGAGgtatggttaataattgtggggacataggtgagttgcattctatattacgatccgtcgctaacagagtctccttcagagatattatattttcttgTCTAATTTATTTTCTGgatagatgctgtattttattttaactccctagtaaatgcccatgcacttgtgacaccggattttgggaatggttatgaattttttagaaatttagttgctaaaaatatttatcacttactttatgagttttatctttactatttcattgaagaaatattgatttcaacaatactaaaatgggtaattaagttaattgcttatggttggcttacctgacagtggtgtctagtgccatcacggccttaatggattttgggtcgtgacattaggtATGAAGTTTGTTAATATAGTTTAGTGGAGAGGGAGATGGTTTTGCTAATATAGGtttgatagttgttattgttgttgttattgttattactgTAATTATTGTctgttgttattggttgaatgGCAGCAATGTAATGCTGCCATTATAGATGATTGGTTGTTGGCAGGTAGTGCAGCTATAAAATAGTTGTATTCTCCCAAAAATACCCAGAAACCTGACCGACTATGGTCGAAAAGTCGGTCACAAATGTTCATTAGATTTTCCAGAAAATCAAAtttaccgaccgacttcggtcggaattttttattttaaattttttattatttacataataccgaccgatttcgatcggaattcataattttaaataaaaatgaaaaattaaatattttaacgataccgaccgatttcggtcagaattgaataattaaaaaaatgaataattaaaacTCCCACCGAATTTGGtcggaattttaaaaataattaaaaattattttcaccaCTACCGACCGAATTCAGTCGGTAACTTCGTCAATGTTCGTTGATATTTACCGACAGAAGTCAGTCGAAAAATATCAACCGTGTGCGGTCGCTCCTCGTTTGCGATCATTGTTTTATCGACTAATTGAAAACGGTCGGAAATCGGTCGATTTTTGTTAGATTTCGACCAATTTCGGTTGGTTTTTGTGGACGATTTTTGGAATTGTTTTAGTAGTGTATGTGCATATTGTAATAATAAACACGTGATAATTATTTGGTTTTACGTGTGAATAATAGATCGGCCCAAAGAAAGATTTACTATTCGACATGTTCTTTATTGTCAGTATGTGATTACAACACCAAATTACCATTTACAAGTTAATTGTCCAAAGATGAAATATTAATGGAGTGGCCGGTACGTTGAGAAGGGGTTTACCTttattcaaatttatttttatttttatttaagtatTATGTGAGcttatttcattatttgttgttctCTGATTCAGCTGAAATTACTCCTGCAAATATTACTGCCAACGTCAATTCAATTTGTATGTTGATTGGTACTAACTTCAAGTCATGGCAAGAGAATCTCAACATAGTTCTCAGAGTCATGGATCTCGACCTAGCTTTAAGAGTTGATTTTCCACCACCTTCTCCACCACCTCTTACAGATAAGAGTACCTCTAATGAAAAGAGAGAGATGAAAAGGTGGGAGAGATCAAATCGCATGTGTATGATGACCATGAAGAAAGTCATTCCAGAAATATTCAAGGGTACTATGTATGATAAGGTTAAGACGGCTAAAGAATTTATGGCTGAAATTGAGAAAGTTTTTGTTAAGAGTAAAAAGGCTGAGATTGGCACACTCTTGACAAGCCTGATTTCAATGAGGTATCAGGGCAAAGGTAACATCAGAGAGTACATCATGCAAATGTCTCATCTTGAATCTAAGATGAAAGCACTTAAGTTGGACCTCTCAGATGACTTGCTAGTGCATTTGGTTTTGATATCCTTTCCACCACAGTTTAGTCATTTTAAGGTGAGCTATAATTGTCAGAAAAAGACTTGGTCTCTAAATGAGATCATCTCACACTGTGTTCAGGAAGAGGATAGACTGAAGTAGGAAAAGATATAAAGTGCTCACTTAGCTGTTGTGCCTAAGGACAAAAGGAAGGATAAGAAGAGAAAGAATAAGGAAGCTATGGATACAACaacacaaaagaaacaacatCAGGAACTAACTATAGATGGTTATTTCTTTTGTAAAGCTGCAGGTCATAAGAAGAATGATTCTACCATCTATCATGCATGGCGTGCAAAGAAAGGTACACctcttaataatttttttttgaaaattaatttgacttcTGTACCAAGACACAAATGGTGGATAGATTTCGGTATAACTACTCACATCACTGTGTCTATGAAGGGTTGCCCAAATTATCGAAAGCCTAATGATAGTGAAAGATACATATACGATGGTGACGACAAGTCAGTGAAAGTCGAGCAATTGAAACTTTTAGATTATTGTTAAGAACgaattttatttgaatttgaaCGGGATTTATGTTGCACCATTTTTTAGATGAAATTTGATTTATGTTTATGTATTAGACAAGTTTAGTTATTTCTATTTATTTGGAAATGAAAAGGTTAGTCTCTTTCGTAATTCAAAATTGGTTGGTCCGGGTTCTTTATCAAGTTACAATAATCTATACTTACTTGATACGATTGCTTCGTTCAATGGACCTTGCATGTTAACATAACTGGTAATAAGGGTAAATTAACCATCTAGTAGTCAGCGTTTTTATGGCACGAGAGATTAGGTCATATCTCCAAAGGAGAATTAAGAGACTTTTGTGTAATAATATTTACTATCcccttatttttcaaaatatttatgcCACTAAGGCTACTTTTTTCAATAATGTGAGGTTCTTTGAGGATGTTGAGTTTGCGaaggggggaggggaggggagggggagAGAGAGTTAAGGACTTAGTCTTTGAAGAGGAACATATTGATATTCCTTTAATTGTTATTGTCAATGCTCAGGAACAACTTTCTATACCTGATATTATTCAAGAAGCAAATTCAGATCAAAGACAATATCATTCATCCTGTCCTTCAAGAAATAGTTCCCAAAGAACAAACTCTACAATCTTAAGAATAAAGTTTAATAAAGAAAATCATCTATGGACTTAAGAAAGTGTCTCATTAATAGTATTACTAATTTTATCAAGTTATTGTCTCATTTGAAGAGCGGCCAAAAGGTTCATTAGGTACTTATGGAGAACGTACATACACTTTTTTATGCTCATACAAAGAAAGTCAAAAAATTAAAGATAATAGGTATTAAGATACCGACTTTACTAAATACCaatatgtaatgacccaaccggtcattttgacttttagaaccccgtttcctaaaataaaacttcccgtatgtgcttttaatgatttatgacttgcggggatggttggtttgggatttggaagtgtttgggttgaaatcgaaacattTGGTTATTTAAgatggctttaaaaggccaagtttgacttcggtcaacattttgagaaaatgaccccggaatagaattttgatgattccaacagcgtcgtatggtgattttggacttaggagcgtgttcggaattttatttgaaagttcgtagttaaattaggcttgaaatggctaaactAAGAATTTAAAGTTGGAAGTTTtaccagagagttgacttttggaATCGAGGTCAGAATacagtttcgaaaattttcatagatctgttatgtcatttattacttgtgtgcaaaatttgaagtcaatcggagttgatttgataggtttcgtcatcgaatgtagaagttggaaattctaagtttcattaagcttgaattggaccataattcatggttttagcgtcgttttatgtgatttgaggtttcaaataagttcgtataatgttttaggacttgttggtataattggttgaggtcccaagggcctcgggtgagtttcagatggttaacggatcaaaacttTGACTTAAAGagttgctgcaattttctcttctgctgcatgttctgggttgtgatcgagcccaggaTCGAGCCCATATATCGAGCCCAGGGGCGAAGCTAGAGATGAGGCTcaagatcgagcccagatattgaaggtccagctcgagggccataaTCGAAGGCAATGCTCGAGGGCCATAATCAAAGGAAATGCTctagggccaggatcgagacccaagatcgagggacACAATCGAAGGCTCAGGCCCGATGCCATGATCAAGGCTATGATTGAAGGACCATgctcgatgccataatcgaggccatgatcgaggtccaggctcgagcctctgatcgaagccatgatcgaggccaagTTCCGAAGGCTGTCTgagcagttttataaaaagacgacattcgtcccattcgccatttttaacaaattggagcttgagcagaggcgattttggttagattttcaaggaaaaatattggggtaagtgattctaactcggatttagtctatatacacaaatatatcattggtttcaccatttaattagtgttttgagattgaaatttggaaaatttttgaaatctcatagaaacgaattttcgagatttcggagtcggatttgagtgaaactagtatggttggactcgtaattgaatgggttgtcagatttcgtaactttcgcagatttttgagacgtgggcctcacgaacgaaatttcaattaattttggatttttattgaaaaatgtagtattttcttatgaaatttattcctataattgttagtgattgtatcgaattattctTTGCTAGATTCAAGCAagacaaagttggataatcgtggaaaaggccttctattGGATTAAATTgtagcaagacgaggtaagtctcttgtctaatcttgtgaggagaAAATTAcatcataggtgattaaattaaataattgttgctaattgtgggggctacgtatgcacgaggtgatgagattccgtgcgtagctactattaaatgctaaagtccgggtagtttaagacttAAAAGcatactattaatgctaaagtccgggtagtttaggattcaaaagcatgaattacttgtgtaaatggtAGTCTTTacttaaataaattatttgatatatttatatatatgttgtgaattgttagataaaaatattaaaggatggaaatctcatatgcttgaatttctgtttaaattgattaattgttaagagaaattgttcttcctcctgaatttatcttataataaatatactctcattccggaggtacataagaaaatgtcctcctttcttgtggagcaggccgaatgcctcggcaggatagatgcatctatggatcgtgtcgcacatccctcggtagtgtacacgaaactctggatcgggccgtacaacctcAGCAGAAATAAtgcttgataataataataattacataatTTTTGGacaattgaattgcagcttgtaaagctatttgataaattggaagttttattaaaattgaaggatttaattaatagattggaaactgttgcatttgaaggatttttattatttttgttaattgaataaattattgttaactctgtgaatcatgctgatttgaataattataatttattccatttattattgttgacccttagtg
This DNA window, taken from Nicotiana tabacum cultivar K326 chromosome 15, ASM71507v2, whole genome shotgun sequence, encodes the following:
- the LOC142169775 gene encoding uncharacterized protein LOC142169775 yields the protein MSRGLVGVEQCNAAIIDDWLLAAEITPANITANVNSICMLIGTNFKSWQENLNIVLRVMDLDLALRVDFPPPSPPPLTDKSTSNEKREMKRWERSNRMCMMTMKKVIPEIFKGTMYDKVKTAKEFMAEIEKVFVKSKKAEIGTLLTSLISMRYQGKGNIREYIMQMSHLESKMKALKLDLSDDLLVHLVLISFPPQFSHFKVSYNCQKKTWSLNEIISHCVQEEDRLK